Genomic window (Arachis hypogaea cultivar Tifrunner chromosome 13, arahy.Tifrunner.gnm2.J5K5, whole genome shotgun sequence):
AGTTTTTGCGAAATCACTCTTACTTCGGCAATTTATTATGTTAATTATCTGCGTTAATCTTGCTAAAACACATTCAGACGTATATGTTATTATTATCATAATATATCCTATATAACTCTTTGATGAGTTACAATAATTCTTTGATATCTAGTATAGTCAAATTCTATATATGTCGATAGGTAACATTGATAGGAATAATTAGAACGTAAAAAGATTATTATACAAGTGAAAATTGCCTTCGCATCGCAATTAGGGAAAAGTCACATTATTATGGCAATAAAATCTTAGCtgtttatcatttttctttttcttttttttttaaatagcgtatgtataattatttatttatttagattttacAGCATTTTTCAATTATTATAGATCATATATATGGTTTTATGAGTTGCTAGATATTTTTGTTAAGGTAATCAATATCATTAATATTGGACTATTGCCTATTGGTATTAATGGATTtccataattatatttaaatgatAACTATTGAAATGACATTCAAAAAAATAAACCTAAAAAAATAAGTctctaatttaaaaaaagttataaaaattatctaatattattcctaatttttgtgtttatattctaaataattatctaaatgtTTAGATAAAACTTGGATCGTGGTACAAATTTAAATAGTTTGTCCAGTTATGAAAagaaactatatatatttttatttttatcaaattttaaatattatattttctgaattaattttatcaaaatatagcAAAATTGAAGTCAAACGAAAATAAAGTAGAAAGTATATCGGTTTTTTCACGTGAAGGGTACCTGCGACGGGTATTTCGACGGCGAACTCGGTGTAACAGAAAACAGAGAGCAAGGCAGAGATGCCGGAGACGACGTAAGACAGCACAACGGCGGGTCCAGCGTCGTCACGGGCTTCAAGACCAGTGAGAACGAAAATTCCGGAGCCGATGACGGCGCCGATCCCGAACCAGATTAGGTCCCACCAATTGAGCGTCTTCTTCATCTCGTGGCTGCTCCGAGCCTTCACTTCCACAAGCTCCGTATTGTCATTGGATCGGGACAGGACCCGATCCTTCAACCTCCACGGCGTCTCCTTGAACGCCTTGCTGTAGCTCCCGAAGCTTCTAAACGACTCCTCCGGGAAGAAGTCTTCCCTCCGTGGCGCGCATCCTCTCCGGCGTGCTCCTTCGTCGATTCCCATCCTACTCATcaccgaagaagaagaattggagtTAATAAACGACGCAGTGTAGCGCTGCGTTTTTAGATCTAAATAAATATCATCATTATTGTTTGTTGTAAAAAatgaagaatataataatagaagGCAAGAAGTGTTTACCGTAAAAGAATAGAGAAAACAAGAAGTGCTGGTGTCTCTATGCACTGAAAACTAGTCAAGAATACGGTGTGGATGGATATGGATATATATATAAGGTAACATAAGATATGTATCTATGTACAGCTAGAATAGTTATAGGCTAGTGTGAATTCAAATTTGGAAATTGGAATAGTGTGTATGAACTGTATACCAATGCTAATTAATTGTTGAGATACAATGCACGCAAGCTGAATCgtcttatattatttattaagaaTATTAGTATGTAATGTGTTCTCATTAGTCGAGCTTGCAGTTACCTTATTCTCTATGTTTGAGGGCCAAATACTAACTACCCTTTTGTTTCTCATCAACTGTACTATAATTTCTAGTTGTGGGCTGGCCTTGTTTATTTTGACTACTTTTCAGACCTTTTACACAAGTCAAAGCTgtgtttgtttttcatttcaatccctaaattcatatttaaatttaatttaattaaactgtTTCTTTCTTTGTAAGTTTGTTTATGGTTTTGTATAAACTgagaatataattagaatttttcgttttttattattagttattagttattaatatttaaaaatataaaataaaatatgttgttgaattattagattaaaaaatttaaattaataaataataattaagtaatggtaattttgatattttttagtatttttttaaattgaaaataatttttatgaaattaagcTCTTAAACTAGTATTCTGCGAATAAAGTatatattatttgatattttgcattttttataattttcttttggcTGTTTTAGTTCAGTTATTAGAATGGATTTGAAGATCcgataaaatatatatatggaataacgaaattgattattgtaATTAGAAAAGAATATTATAGTGAGGGAAGAGTCAAGAGCTGGCAAGGAGAAGCAATTGGCATTAATTTGAAAAAAGAGAGAGTGGGCTGGGCAACAATTTGCATAAAATACTTTCTTATAATAAAAGTCAAAGGTCATGTGGTATTAATTATTAAATGGATCGATAGGTAAGGCAAATAATGAAGACCACATAATTAGATTGGAATCCGGAATCTGGAAGTTCAGATTCTGGCCACGTAGACtcgagtgaaaaaaaaaattcacagcATATTCTTGTCCAAAAATGTTTTAAGAACAAAATTAtagtcataattttttatttttcttcatatatttgttttttattttatatttataaattattattaaaataaatagtaattttaaatataataaatatgtaaaaatattatatatataaaattataaatatcaaattaaataaaataattgtatattattattattattattattttaacattactCGTTTATATTCTCACGAATTTATCAAAAAGGACAAAAAAATAGTTTCATATTATTACGTCATCATTTCTTGCACCTCCTAATAATTTTCACCGACTCTTCTACATACTTTCAACAAATGTTGTTCATATGTCATATACTTCTGAATATTGCATTGTGAGAATTAAAACTCTTTGAGCagcaatttttaataattttattattatttaattaatataaatattaaattatttttaacaaataaattttattaatttatatatatatatatatatatatatataattttgataaatataagtacaaattatatatttttgtgtataaattttttataaatgtgtatataaattatatattactgaCTAAATATCAATAAAAGTTAATAATATTTACTGATTAGTTAACATTATTCTTATATTATTGAACCATATATAAATCTGTTATGTTTGACtttgagttttttgttttttttttttataattcgtttgattttgagttaatcATACACTTTTGGAATTGGGCTTGTCCAACTCCTacacaattataaaaaattaattttttattagttaatactagttatattttatgataaaattatttttaaaacttttttacatAGTTTAtagttttgaatttaaaatatagaATTTCTGGTcaaaatttaacatttataattaaaaataaacaataattttataaaattagttaatattgactaaaaaattaattctttaattGAACTCAGAATATTAAATGACTAACATAACTTTTCATATTTAGTTTATATTTAAACTTATTTGTTTTACTACAATTATTAAGctcttaacattttttaataaataattaaaataaaaatctaaacctTTACACCAAATACTGAAGTTTCTTCAATGCAGTCTAGTATCTTATTATTTTGGTCCAGCAATCTAgtcaaattttaattactaaaagatatttaaaaaaaaaatattttaggtgTCTTTATTTAAGTGTCTCTCAATTAAGTATAGtaatttggcaaaaaaaaaaaaagttccatAAGGCTAAATAACAACTAATAAGAAACCTGAATCCAAAGATACATGAAACAAGCAGACAAAAAGAATATTGAGCATAAGGGAAAACGAATAATTtgctaaaactaaaactaagaaaagaaaagagatatGCACAACTAAATAGATTCTTGTCTTGACGCAAAATGAAAGCTAAGAATATTTTGGCAAATTACGAAAAGAGTAGTGAAATTCTATTATACTAACAAAGATACAATCAGTAACCATTCCACTATTTAATTTCCCACGTTCCATTTTTGCACACACAGCTTCACCGACCATAACTCACATCCAAATGTATGAAAGCCATAGAATGGTACCAATTTTTTCCCACCAAATCAAGCTTTGCCTGTGTCTTCCCATAGAAGCTGCTGTCGAAGAATCTAAAGATCTGAATATATGTCACATGAAATTAAGATTAtaagtaaaattaattaattaacaaaatgcTTATGTTGTGCATGCACAGTTCTAAATAGTTTTGTACTAATTTTTAACTAGGTTTTTAATGATGTATTAGTAAGTGGTAACTAATTATTATCATACTCATTTTCTTGAAATAATATATTAACTATATTTGTATCATGACTGCAATAATATGTACATCATTGATCATACATACCCAGAAGTACGAAAGACACATTTTCCATAACCTGCAATCAGAAGAAATTAAACACTGAAGTTTAGTACGAATCATGTGATCTTAAAAGCCAAGCATGAATACACCAACAATTTCGCATTGTTATATAAAAATTACtacttatatatttatatgaCACTTGTtacatattttaatatgtattttatataaataatcaatttttttatacacGTGTAACATGGTTCAACTAATAATGCAACGAATATACACTCTGTGCATCTATAGTTATGCTCCTtccttttttttctgaaaaagagATGTATTAATTCCATTCCGAAAAATGGATCCAACTCAGAAGATTTCTGATGTAAACGAATTCCAAATAATTGCTTTATTGAAAAGTGAAATTGCTTAAGCAACTGCCTTTTGCAGCAGCTTCAATTCGACCATCCACACCCTCATGAATGATCCTTCTCCAACAATAAAGAAGAGAAACTAATGTCCTAAAAGTTATAGAAATCAAACACATTGAAAACTCAGATGCAGTTAACTTGAGatgaaattgatagttaaaaactGTTACATATCAAGCTGTTAAATTACcaacttcacatgaaattaaCTGCATTTGAATTTCTAGACGAAAACGCAGACTCACTGGGATTATGTTTGGTGATAGTAGCAGTTCCTCCAAAATTACAAGCAATATCAGAGTTGCCATTAGATTGGTAATAGCTGTTGAAGGCAAAGGATGCATGAGACAGCAGTGTGTCCGGTTCATAACACGCTCCGCCTTGTTGAATGGCGGCGCAATCCGCCATTCCAAGGCCACAAGCCCAGTCCAGAGCATTCTGCAAATCAACTTGAGAAACACCGCCTAATGCCACACACCATGTGGTGCCGTCGATGAATGTCGTGTTGCCTTCCGGCGGCGACATTGTTGCCACCGGCATTGCTGCATCTTCCTTCTCTTGCGTTGTTATTCCCCTTCCCATGGCTTTATCTAAGCAAGAAGAAATTCATCAAACGGTTCAAgttaaaaagaaataaaggagatgaacaaaatttcatgagaatgaGACCTACCGAGATAACATTCCATAAAAAGCAGGCATAAGAGAAGCCACGCATTCTTTTTCATAGTTGTTCTAGTACAGTAATACCTTCAACtaataattctagagagaaggaaaGCAAGAATGAATGCGATGAGTAGTATTAGTAAACTATTAACGGAATGGCTagttaattaaagagaaaattttgtttattttagaattttaattcaaGTATAGAATGGAGAACAGAACAGTGATGATATATAGAGTAGTACTATCTCTGCTACACTGCACAAGCAGTATTTATTTCAGCCTTTTCAGCTTTTAAGGTGAATCGAAACACTACACTATATACTTATACAAGATTGTAAGTTTATGCCCAAAAAATCAGAAAGAGGGGAAGCAACATAACACAATCCTTCTAGTTAAAGTCCAAAAAAATCCTTGTAGTTGCCCATGCCATTGACATGTTACTTTATCTTTACTTGCAGAAATATTTCGGACTCTGATGATTGTAAAGGGGGAACTATAGCCCGTAGCTTATCTTTTATTGTAATTCTCTGGGCCTAGGCCCTGTATGCTTACCGAAAAAAAATCCATTGACTGAATCCATTACCAATCAAACTGGGAGTTTATACGTGAAATCCTAACAAAAACTTTTTAAGTAATGATGCTATATATGCtatctaaataaaaatattttattggacaaaaaaattaaagaagatacAATCATGACGATGAAAGTGTGAAATTGACTGATAATCCTTCCTTTAAATGCATAAACACGAAGGCCTTAATCCTTTAGACATTATTCTTTTGTTCAAGTATTATTTGCAAGCAAAGTCTTAGTCTAGGTAATTATCGAATTTGAGATTTTTTAGAGATTAATAGTAAATTCTCAAAAATTGGCGTGTAAATGGTACTGGGAGATTATTGTGATATTGTAATGCtaaagttaaaaatttttcaatttattatcttaaaaaaagtataaataatttatttggtTATTAAGGATTTAACTTAGTGTTTGTTTTTATAaagtgaaattgaaatttgatattATTTGACAACTAGAGAcgaaattaaaattttgtctaTTCAATACTTTtagaaagtgaaaataaaaaagactaaaattttttaggacaaaaaatgaaacttaaataacaattattttcaaaaatatttttatctaactttttaaatttctatTCTACCTATTCCACCATCCTCATCTCTCTAACCTCACCTCTATTCTACTTCTAATCTCTCACCTTATTATGGCACCTGTTACCATAAAAAAGAATACTAAGACATAACTCATTTCTATATACTTTACATTAAACACAATACAAAGATTTATTCCAATTTCTGTTTTTTAgtcttaatatctttttcaaacattaTCTAAGTGTTATCTTTtgatgtatatttaatttttcaaaaataccatATACACACTTCAATTACCAtatattttagtataaatatatgtattatactatatgttttatatttaaatatataatgagtgattaatttgataattaactTTTGGTGTACGCTAAGCATGATTCTTATTTTTTGTCTTAAACAAATTCTTGTATCCTTTGGGATGCAATAGAATCCTAAAACATTTTCTCATATTGATTGCTTATAATCTCATCATCTCTAACTTTAGTCTAAAAGATGTTATTAAATGCTACTAACTAATCAAACATTGGAACAGATCTAGAATAGTAATAACACAGTACGTAGTACGTGAAACAAAAAGTCATAACAAATGAGTTTCCAACACCTATAAAAGTAAGGTAATCTCCTAGAGTCCTAGTAATAAACAAATACGTTGTATTAATAATAGGGAAGAAATAATTAAGGTCTATCTAGCTAACATCATCGCAAAATTCTATGCTATAAAGAAGACTAAAGCCATAAAAACCGGTTgactaattaaattgaaagcGTCTGTTGGGGAAAATCACAACGTAGTATCAACTTGCTAACCACatgattaaaatttgattatttatacTTAGTATTGTATATCGTAGAGTGAGACAAAGTTTGTAGTTAGATGAACAACTTCTGATAAAaccaaattttatattatattaaaggaaataaagaaaacataaaaacgaTGTAGAACAATGTGGGAACATATGGCGTGGACGTTATATATTATTATGGTACCGAGGAGAACGAACTGAGATTCTAGACCATTTTTTCTATTTCTCATTAGTCTAGATGCAGTCATTCGTGGATTATTTTTATTCCAAATTTAATAAACTTTATcatataaaactaaaataaaataaaataaaaaaatactcagTTCAATAACACCTAATATATAATTTCTAGAATTTAATTAGGTAGAGAGTCGACTTTTTTCAATTaacatcaattaatatttttaaattatttttattctaaattttatatcataaattttaaattttaaattctagttttaaatcttaaattcttaaaaaaatgaggattaaaaaataactttataataaaaagtttgactattattaactaattaaaaattagattattTTACATACTATATTTGCTATTAGTAATTACTTATATGATTGTCTTTAATTTTACTAAAGCAACTATGATAGTGTAAGGATTAATTTTGATTTGAGTCAACTTAATTTTGATTAGGATTTAGTTAATATATAGTAACTTGATTTATATTAGACAATATTTAATTTATCTTAACTATGATGATATGGTTTTATTATTCAAATCTCATTACACTTAAATAATATGTATGGGGGAAAAGGCATGAAAGATGctagtttttcttcttttagagttttaaaaaagTGTGTGGAATTATTTTAAGTTGATGGTGGCATGCATGATGTAATGGTTTTGAACTAATTATAGTTTATTTTACAATAACTAAGGATGAGTTCCTGACTAATGTGACATATTTTGTCCGATTGTCGGCCTATCAAAATAGCGGGAATATTGCTGggtgtttttcttttctctctcaaaCGCTGCTTCATTCGAATTTTCCTTTTGATTCTTgcacaataatatataattatattaataaactaTTCAACTATTTGCTTAATTACAACCCAATCTTATATCCTAAGTTTgcctttcttttttcttatcctttttcttttcatccctcttcttttctttttaaagaaaaaaaagtctACTCTAATAATACtgttagaaaaattattttttaatgattatttattttgtttttagtaacaataaaaataactactAATATATTTTCTTATAATAAGATATTAATCATCTTATGTTTATCGCTAATAAATTTTAGTGATAATTATACAATTTCTAATAAAAATCTATTTAATTGTTACAAAAAGTATTTAATTatcattataatatataataataacgataaatatataattagtataattgtataaaaatataagttaaataagataTACAGTGATTATTATGTTATTATCACTactaatttatcattaaaaataatttttgttatagtgtaaaaatattttaatttttaatataattttaattatatatgagaGTAATTAGAtagatttattttagtttaattttgaacatGATACTTGTATTTTAAGTAAAAAGGATCAAATATATAGCTAGGATAGGCAATTGTTGGGTGCTTTTATAAAACAGTAACTAAGGAAAACAAGTGGAAAACAAACTACTAAATATAGATCCTATGGCTAGTGATGATACAGTAGTAAGTTTTAATCTTCTATGTTTAAGCTAAGTACGATTACTACTCATATAtatgaaattgataattaaaaattattaaatatattagtaaCATATTAAATTTATTGAAGATATTAATAATAAGAGTGCTGATAAAAAAAAAGTGACCAGTGTTAGTGAATCTGTTAATTAGTTATAACAGATTCTTAAATAGTTAATTTACTGATGTGAAACACACTTACTTATTTAATAAAGGTGAATATTATGATACCTTTGAGATTGTGTTTAACTTATCAAAAAAGGtaaatagataatatttaataaattttaaatattttacgtttttgttttaattatttttatttttaaaaataagttagaTAATTTAAATACCATAATAAAAAACACTATAAAACTCACCTTTAATAAAATTACAATATATCAATCTCAGTTTTCATTCTTGCTTCTCTGCCAAAGTTCCTTCTCTCTATTTTTTAGTTTCTATCAAAATTGTTCGTAAGAAATTAATTGTATATGAGTTTTTATCTTCGAGTATTATTACtcacttttgatttttgaattgtttatttaaatttaacaGCACCCCCGAAAATATTAACAGAGATCTTTCTCAGTTCCTAATCAATATAATATGCTAATTAGGTGATTAATAAAAAGAGGTACAGACTCGAGCAAAGCCAACTTTATATAGCATATAGGAAAAATACAAATCAAACATTAGGGGTTAAGATTTTGAGATCTCCATATTATTATTGTAGAAAACACTCTAGCTTGTAGGTCCtggtaataataattaaaaaaattgacaatTACTGTAACAAGTAAAAGACAAAACCTGAGTTTTAAATTTGGGAGGCTAATTAATAATCATTATTATTTCTCAAACTCGTAAAACTCATGGTTAATTGAATGCTGATTAATTATCTTTCTTCCGCTAAAACAACACCAGATCTGTGTCCATGAGTAGATCATGTGTCTGCCCAAAAATAGAGTAAGGTTCAATAAGATATATTAAATTGCACATTTTATTGATAAAACTATACAAAACCTTGCCAAAAAAATCAAATTATCCCAATGAATAGTGAGGGCTTCCGTTTCTCCTTTTCTAGAAAACATACATGAATTCCAACCCCATCTAAAAATCATTCAATATATTTATACATGCCATGCATGCACACCACTACTATTAATTTTGTTCCACCATGTATATATTCACTCTGTTAATCTATCTACTTTGTTTTGGCTACAAATGTTATATAGATTAGAATATTtccatttaaatttctttttcaccatatatatacaaaaaatgaCCAGATGAAAAAGAGGAAGAGATataatcaaataattattttatgcaACTTTTTCGCTTTAGCCAACAAAATACAGTTCCTAGCTCACAAAGCGAAAAAAGTGAATCTGATGTAGGTGTTGCTTTAAGgggaaaaaaaagtaaataactaaTAGAGAAATAATTTTATAGACTTTTTTGTATATATCTCATTTGTTCAGGCTTTTtatgaaataaaagataagatttttatcttttctcatttttgttaattatttttaatattaaaaataaaaaatatatgtaagaAAGATATATACAGAAATagtgtataatatataaaattaaatatctcTAAATAATAATAGTGATAATGATGATAATCATAATTTGTGAAATATATGCATGATAAATTACTAATGgcataacataataataaaaaatattatttaaaattaattattaaaatcaatcattaatatatttatatataaatatatattttaatttatttttaatatatatttatattttaatattgataactgattttagtaactaattttaatatacacgtgACATAATACTTTCAACCACATCAGGAGGCAAGCCGACCTACTATATGCACATAACGCAATTGTTTTCATgtgctttctagaataaatattcaaatttattcttaacaacttttaaaaatatatcaaaattaaatttaaaatatattaaattatttaataataatttattttttattatcattatttttttataatttttttattttatttttttaacaaaaaaataaataaataaaatatttaataacacaaaatcagtaaaaaaatatgtattcattcaactaaataaaattataatataatataatatactcatttaaatttaatataaaaaataatattttaaaaaaataagaaaaaatactatattaaaaatgatatttttatatttttgtaataaaat
Coding sequences:
- the LOC112792148 gene encoding major pollen allergen Ole e 10, producing MKKNAWLLLCLLFMECYLDKAMGRGITTQEKEDAAMPVATMSPPEGNTTFIDGTTWCVALGGVSQVDLQNALDWACGLGMADCAAIQQGGACYEPDTLLSHASFAFNSYYQSNGNSDIACNFGGTATITKHNPSYGKCVFRTSGSLDSSTAASMGRHRQSLIWWEKIGTILWLSYIWM